One segment of Vagococcus martis DNA contains the following:
- a CDS encoding alpha/beta hydrolase encodes MKVEPFYSKVSHKAVLLFHAYTGSSNDVRALARRVEREGFSVYCPMFTGHGTMEPMDILDQTADVWWEDAKRAIEFLKEEGHEKIAVFGLSMGGLFAMKLIETYPDTFVGGGVFSSPLDPSDATNIYPNFLKYCEYRYDKLNLSLEEKTQKMDSIKEPLDIQLKDISLTVQSVYEGLPRIEKNIFLAQSAKDEMVRAKGVYDAAVIMEKAFVDVHWYPNSTHVITVSHDKIQFEKDVVQFIHKLSWG; translated from the coding sequence ATGAAAGTAGAACCATTTTATTCAAAGGTAAGTCATAAGGCTGTGTTGTTATTTCATGCTTATACAGGAAGTTCAAATGACGTGAGAGCATTAGCTAGAAGAGTTGAGAGAGAAGGCTTTTCAGTATATTGTCCCATGTTTACAGGGCATGGCACAATGGAGCCGATGGATATATTAGATCAAACTGCAGATGTGTGGTGGGAAGATGCTAAACGAGCTATTGAGTTTTTAAAAGAAGAGGGTCATGAAAAAATTGCCGTTTTTGGTCTGTCTATGGGAGGTTTGTTTGCGATGAAATTAATCGAGACCTATCCTGACACGTTTGTCGGGGGAGGGGTATTTTCTTCCCCTTTAGATCCTAGTGATGCAACAAATATTTACCCGAATTTTTTAAAGTATTGTGAGTATCGTTATGATAAATTAAATCTTTCTTTAGAAGAAAAAACACAAAAAATGGATAGTATAAAAGAACCACTTGATATCCAACTTAAAGATATCAGTCTAACCGTACAATCAGTATATGAGGGATTACCTAGAATAGAGAAAAACATTTTTCTTGCTCAATCGGCTAAAGATGAGATGGTCAGAGCAAAAGGTGTTTATGATGCTGCAGTAATTATGGAGAAAGCATTTGTCGATGTTCATTGGTACCCAAACAGTACACATGTCATCACAGTGAGCCATGATAAAATTCAGTTTGAAAAAGATGTGGTGCAGTTTATCCATAAATTATCGTGGGGATAG
- the secG gene encoding preprotein translocase subunit SecG: MYQFLLTLMLVLSILIIIAVMMQPSKQNSAASAFSGGASELFGKTKARGFEAFMKRATTVLGFAWVAVAIALAYLSSK; this comes from the coding sequence ATGTATCAATTCTTATTAACCCTAATGTTAGTGTTATCCATTTTAATTATTATCGCTGTGATGATGCAACCAAGTAAGCAAAATAGTGCTGCTAGTGCGTTTTCAGGTGGTGCCAGTGAATTATTTGGAAAAACAAAAGCACGTGGGTTCGAAGCGTTTATGAAACGTGCGACAACAGTATTAGGATTTGCATGGGTGGCAGTGGCTATTGCACTTGCGTATTTGTCATCAAAATAA
- a CDS encoding 2-hydroxymuconate tautomerase encodes MPLVHIELLEGRTAEQKEALVKDVTEAIVKNTGAKTENVHIVISDMKKGDYAVGGKMK; translated from the coding sequence ATGCCATTAGTTCATATTGAATTACTTGAAGGTAGAACAGCAGAACAAAAAGAAGCGTTAGTAAAAGACGTGACTGAGGCAATTGTGAAAAACACAGGAGCGAAGACAGAAAACGTTCATATCGTGATTTCTGATATGAAAAAAGGTGATTATGCAGTCGGCGGTAAAATGAAATAA
- a CDS encoding transporter substrate-binding domain-containing protein codes for MKKTLLYLSVACLVILGGCKNDTKENPIKKAASDELVVATSGTLFPSSYYNDKNELTGYDVEVTKEIGKRLNKKVTFKEFNVDGMLSAVQTHKADVAANDFSINKKREEKFSLSEPIKYSFGSMVVRKEDNSGISSLDDVKGKKAAGEASTTYMKVAESLGATLVNYDNATNDQYMTDLVKGRTDVILNDYYLQKMAVAALPDMPVKILEDVYFNPSSSGLVINKDNPELKKEIDSAITDMKKDGTLTKIATSFYGEDISKKPTVKISKTIEVE; via the coding sequence ATGAAAAAAACGTTATTATATTTATCAGTAGCATGTTTAGTTATATTAGGTGGGTGTAAAAATGACACAAAAGAAAATCCAATTAAAAAAGCCGCATCAGATGAGTTAGTTGTTGCGACATCAGGCACACTATTTCCAAGTTCATACTACAATGACAAAAACGAGTTAACCGGTTATGACGTGGAAGTTACAAAAGAAATCGGTAAAAGACTAAATAAAAAAGTGACGTTTAAAGAGTTTAACGTCGATGGCATGTTATCGGCTGTTCAAACACATAAAGCAGACGTCGCCGCAAATGACTTTTCAATCAATAAAAAACGTGAAGAGAAATTTAGTTTATCTGAACCAATCAAATATTCATTTGGCAGTATGGTTGTTAGAAAAGAAGATAATTCAGGCATTTCCTCTTTAGACGATGTAAAAGGTAAAAAAGCAGCAGGTGAAGCCTCTACTACGTACATGAAAGTAGCTGAGTCATTAGGTGCCACCCTAGTAAATTATGACAATGCAACAAACGATCAATACATGACTGACTTAGTCAAAGGACGCACAGATGTTATTTTAAATGATTATTACTTACAAAAAATGGCCGTTGCTGCCCTGCCTGATATGCCTGTTAAAATATTAGAAGATGTGTATTTCAACCCATCATCTTCAGGTCTTGTCATTAATAAAGACAACCCAGAACTAAAAAAAGAAATTGATTCAGCTATCACTGATATGAAAAAAGATGGCACACTAACAAAAATTGCCACTTCTTTTTATGGAGAAGATATCTCTAAGAAACCAACTGTCAAGATATCAAAAACAATTGAGGTTGAGTAA
- a CDS encoding amino acid ABC transporter permease, with product MIIDTTLMIESIPFVLKGLPYTLLISIASFLLGSVLASMIYLLRLLNNKIINAILIVYSSFFRGIPAIVLLFALYFGLPMQINPVLASILCFGLTSSAFLSEIFKSAMHSVNHGQWEASRALGMKKTLIVKDIIMPQAIRIAIAPMSNVAIDLVKGSSLAAMITVTDIFQQAKIIGGREFNFLSMYFLVACIYWILCILIEKIQYSLEKRFPILS from the coding sequence ATGATAATTGATACAACGTTAATGATTGAGTCAATTCCTTTTGTATTAAAAGGATTGCCCTATACTTTGTTGATCAGTATCGCATCATTTTTACTAGGTTCTGTTTTAGCCAGTATGATTTACCTGTTAAGACTATTAAACAATAAGATCATCAATGCTATTTTAATCGTCTACTCTTCATTTTTTAGAGGAATTCCGGCGATTGTATTGCTCTTTGCTCTTTATTTTGGTTTACCTATGCAAATTAATCCCGTCCTAGCGAGTATTCTCTGTTTTGGACTAACAAGTAGTGCCTTTTTATCTGAAATATTTAAAAGTGCGATGCATAGCGTGAATCATGGGCAATGGGAAGCCTCACGAGCACTTGGTATGAAAAAAACGTTAATCGTCAAAGACATCATCATGCCACAAGCTATTCGAATTGCCATTGCTCCTATGAGTAATGTTGCCATAGATTTAGTTAAAGGCTCATCTCTTGCAGCCATGATTACCGTGACAGATATTTTCCAACAAGCTAAAATTATTGGTGGGAGAGAATTTAACTTCTTATCCATGTACTTTTTAGTTGCTTGTATCTACTGGATTTTATGTATTTTGATTGAAAAAATCCAATACAGTCTAGAAAAAAGATTTCCAATATTGTCATAG
- a CDS encoding leucine-rich repeat domain-containing protein: MKKVLLFSTLILVGCHMDSYLVEAHDNIDEIALFEQEKPTLFKDHQGVVYKVISDQHEELEVQVGDGEQPIPNLSTNIIIPPYVEFNGKEYAVTSIGSFAFTTYEDEAGQIAEAGSNVETLSLPSSIRKIEDKAFYSAINLMSVSFPKESQLTLIGDNAFAFSGLTQFSLPDSVTTIGKNAFTFNHSLSSFDISKASKLESIGEGAFRTNKKLRSFYLPKNVTTIGAFPFSGAIALEDISVDDENQVYSSNEGVLFNKNQTELITYPADKYAREYVVPDTVTLISENAFEYNTGLKKISLNNNVQKIDNLAFKNMLKLEEVSLGNKIEHIGRLAFYSIPNLKSLTIPDSVVSYGKNPFYELSGLNYIKFGNGTKDIFNGFMGGDLSSLTSVSFFASDLSISEEALNFSSYTDINNIQFVVRTDNDKAKLVDSLKLNQNNVLVSSPSEVEEPSEVEEPSEVEEPSEVEEPSEVEILTGINLPIKNELMKQDVVIDNQIKTPVNNTTYGQKQIETSIGTQKSLPKTSDNKSNGLMISLGLLMSMLGVGIKVKLK, encoded by the coding sequence ATGAAAAAAGTTTTATTATTTAGCACGTTGATTTTAGTTGGATGCCACATGGATAGTTATTTGGTAGAGGCACATGACAATATAGATGAAATTGCTTTATTTGAACAGGAAAAGCCCACCTTATTTAAAGATCATCAAGGTGTTGTTTATAAAGTTATTAGTGATCAACATGAAGAATTAGAAGTTCAGGTGGGAGACGGTGAACAGCCTATTCCGAATTTATCGACTAATATTATCATCCCTCCATATGTTGAATTTAATGGAAAGGAGTATGCAGTTACTAGCATAGGGAGTTTTGCTTTTACAACGTATGAGGATGAGGCGGGTCAAATTGCTGAAGCAGGTTCCAATGTTGAAACTCTTTCATTGCCAAGTAGTATTAGGAAAATAGAAGACAAAGCATTTTATAGTGCTATTAATTTAATGTCCGTTTCGTTTCCAAAAGAAAGCCAATTAACATTAATCGGCGATAATGCGTTTGCTTTTTCAGGGTTAACTCAATTTTCTTTACCAGACTCAGTAACAACTATTGGAAAGAATGCTTTTACATTTAATCACAGTTTATCTTCCTTTGATATTTCGAAAGCGTCTAAATTGGAATCTATTGGTGAGGGAGCTTTTAGAACAAATAAAAAATTACGTTCATTCTATTTGCCGAAAAATGTGACCACTATTGGTGCATTTCCTTTTTCAGGTGCAATTGCGCTAGAAGATATTTCAGTTGATGATGAGAATCAAGTGTATTCATCAAATGAAGGCGTATTATTTAATAAAAATCAAACAGAATTAATCACGTATCCTGCTGATAAATATGCAAGGGAATACGTTGTTCCAGATACTGTGACTTTAATTAGTGAAAATGCATTTGAATATAATACTGGTTTAAAAAAGATTAGTTTAAATAACAATGTACAAAAAATTGATAATTTAGCTTTCAAAAATATGTTGAAATTAGAAGAAGTATCACTGGGAAATAAAATTGAGCACATTGGCCGTTTAGCATTTTATAGTATTCCTAATTTGAAAAGCTTAACAATACCGGATTCTGTTGTATCATATGGTAAAAATCCTTTTTATGAATTAAGTGGTTTAAATTATATAAAATTTGGCAATGGAACAAAGGATATTTTTAATGGGTTTATGGGTGGAGATCTTTCTAGTTTAACATCGGTTAGTTTTTTTGCATCAGATTTATCGATTTCTGAAGAAGCATTAAATTTCTCGTCTTATACAGATATTAATAATATCCAATTTGTGGTAAGAACAGATAATGATAAAGCGAAATTGGTGGATTCTTTGAAACTTAATCAGAATAATGTTTTAGTGTCATCACCAAGTGAAGTAGAGGAACCAAGTGAAGTAGAGGAACCAAGTGAAGTAGAGGAACCAAGTGAAGTAGAGGAACCAAGTGAAGTAGAAATACTAACAGGGATTAACTTACCAATTAAAAATGAATTGATGAAACAGGATGTTGTCATTGATAATCAGATTAAAACACCGGTAAATAATACTACTTATGGGCAAAAGCAAATAGAGACAAGTATCGGAACGCAAAAAAGTTTGCCGAAAACATCTGATAACAAATCGAATGGATTGATGATTAGTTTAGGATTATTGATGTCAATGTTAGGGGTAGGAATCAAGGTGAAGCTAAAATAA
- a CDS encoding sucrose-specific PTS transporter subunit IIBC — protein MDYKKVAQEISDALGKGNLQAAAHCATRLRLVLKDSGKVNQVALDNIDAVKGTFEVNGQFQIIIGAGDVDKVYKELVAITNVKEVSTSDVKEEAVSDKKQNPVMTFIKVLSDIFVPIVPALVAGGLLMALNNVLTAENLFGAQSVVQMYPVLEDYAGIINLLASAPFAFLPILVGFSATKRFGGNPYLGAAMGMAMVMPDLVNGYGVANAIADGTMNYWHIFGMDVAQAGYQGSVLPVLAVSWILATLEKFFHKHISNAFDFTFTPMLALIITGFLTFTFVGPVMRGFSDGLTDSLVWLYDTTGAIGLGIFGLFYSPIVITGLHQSFPAIETTLLADVAKTGGSFIFPVASMANVAQGGAALAIMFLTKNEKQKSLATSASISALLGITEPAIFGVNLKLKFPFICAMIASGVATTFIGFFHVLAVAMGPASVIGFISIAPKSIPYYLIGIVISVVVAFITTYLYGKKNSHLLAEATPTQTSDNVAVEINEDPEEVVESVQDDVIEAPITGEVVQLKDVNDPVFSQELMGKGIAILPTDGKVYSPVDGELTVVYDSKHAYGIMSDKHAEVLIHIGIDTVQLNGEGFTTEKTTGDIVKKGDLLGTVDLEVLKEKGYDSTVMMIVTNTNAFSSVEALDKKEVSAKEDILVVTQPTE, from the coding sequence ATGGATTACAAAAAAGTCGCACAAGAGATTAGTGATGCCTTAGGAAAAGGTAATTTACAAGCTGCAGCTCATTGTGCTACACGTTTGAGGTTAGTATTAAAAGATTCTGGAAAAGTTAATCAGGTGGCTCTTGATAATATCGACGCAGTCAAGGGAACATTTGAGGTTAATGGTCAGTTTCAAATTATTATTGGGGCAGGAGATGTGGACAAGGTTTACAAAGAACTTGTTGCAATCACAAATGTGAAAGAAGTGTCAACGTCTGATGTGAAGGAAGAAGCTGTATCAGATAAAAAACAAAATCCTGTTATGACGTTTATCAAAGTTTTATCTGACATTTTTGTGCCAATCGTTCCTGCGTTAGTTGCGGGTGGTTTGTTAATGGCATTAAACAATGTCTTAACAGCTGAAAACTTATTTGGTGCACAATCAGTTGTCCAAATGTATCCTGTTTTAGAAGATTATGCCGGAATTATTAATTTATTAGCATCAGCACCATTTGCATTCTTGCCAATCCTTGTTGGTTTTTCTGCCACAAAACGATTTGGTGGTAACCCTTATCTAGGGGCAGCGATGGGTATGGCGATGGTTATGCCAGACTTGGTAAATGGTTATGGTGTGGCAAATGCGATTGCAGATGGTACGATGAACTATTGGCATATTTTTGGTATGGATGTGGCTCAAGCCGGATATCAAGGTTCTGTATTACCAGTTTTAGCAGTTTCATGGATTTTAGCGACATTAGAGAAGTTCTTCCATAAACATATCTCAAATGCCTTTGATTTTACATTTACACCGATGTTAGCATTGATTATCACAGGATTTTTGACATTTACTTTTGTTGGACCTGTTATGAGAGGATTTTCTGATGGGTTAACAGATTCTTTAGTTTGGTTGTATGACACAACTGGTGCTATTGGATTAGGTATTTTCGGACTATTCTACTCTCCAATTGTTATCACTGGCTTGCATCAAAGTTTCCCAGCTATCGAGACAACTCTGTTAGCCGATGTAGCGAAAACGGGCGGATCTTTTATTTTCCCAGTTGCTTCTATGGCAAACGTTGCTCAAGGTGGGGCAGCATTAGCGATTATGTTCTTAACAAAAAATGAAAAACAAAAAAGTTTAGCAACATCAGCAAGTATTTCAGCTCTATTAGGTATCACAGAGCCAGCTATTTTTGGGGTTAACTTAAAACTTAAATTCCCATTTATCTGTGCGATGATTGCTTCAGGTGTGGCAACAACTTTTATTGGTTTCTTCCATGTATTAGCAGTGGCTATGGGGCCAGCTAGTGTGATTGGGTTTATCTCGATCGCACCAAAATCAATTCCTTATTACTTGATTGGAATTGTCATCAGTGTTGTAGTAGCATTTATCACGACTTATCTATATGGTAAGAAAAATAGTCATTTACTTGCAGAAGCAACACCGACACAAACATCTGATAATGTAGCAGTTGAAATCAACGAAGACCCTGAAGAAGTAGTTGAATCAGTACAAGATGATGTAATAGAAGCACCTATCACTGGTGAAGTGGTTCAATTGAAAGATGTGAACGATCCAGTATTTTCACAAGAATTGATGGGTAAAGGAATTGCGATTTTACCAACAGATGGTAAAGTGTACTCGCCTGTTGATGGTGAACTAACTGTTGTGTACGACTCTAAACATGCTTATGGTATTATGTCGGACAAACACGCAGAAGTTCTAATCCACATTGGGATTGATACGGTTCAACTAAATGGTGAAGGATTTACGACTGAAAAAACAACTGGTGACATCGTCAAAAAAGGTGATTTACTAGGAACGGTTGATTTAGAAGTATTGAAAGAAAAAGGTTATGATTCAACAGTCATGATGATTGTGACAAACACAAATGCCTTTAGTAGTGTTGAAGCTTTAGATAAAAAAGAAGTGTCTGCTAAAGAAGATATTTTAGTAGTGACTCAACCAACAGAATAA
- a CDS encoding sucrose-6-phosphate hydrolase, which produces MALKREWTTPERYRHYNDWETEYIDELVDTVTNSPWRLGFHVQPKTGLLNDPNGFSYFNGKWQLFYQAYPIGPVHGVKSWAHLTSTNLLDWEYQGLALQPDMAFDSHGVYSGSAFPVDDKLLLAYTGNVRDEDWGRHSYQLGAYLSKDNSIEKFDKPLISEPPKGYTHEFRDPQIIPFHDEYLLVIGGQTKEKEGKALTYSSHDLKHWTLNGELHFTEEPMGFMVECPNLVFSNDKALFIFCPQGLDKSVCHYDNIYPNMYVIGDEYNLENNAITNPSALKNLDEGFDVYATQAFNAPDGRALAISWVGLPEIEYPTDDFGWAHCLSLVKELTIRENVLYQQPAQEYKELRTTQTDFTEVNTINYEAKSARYELVIDFNDSTKGLITLMSDKDGTTGLTISFDTTCGKMIIDRSNVGESFASEYGFKREFSISKKPLTLQVYVDESLVEVFVNDGEQVATARVFPKVDNTYIHVDSDSQIDATCYNLRQTNQ; this is translated from the coding sequence ATGGCATTAAAAAGAGAATGGACAACACCTGAAAGATATCGTCATTACAATGATTGGGAGACAGAATACATTGATGAACTAGTTGATACAGTCACAAACTCTCCCTGGAGATTAGGGTTTCATGTACAACCAAAAACCGGACTATTAAATGATCCAAACGGCTTTTCTTATTTCAATGGAAAATGGCAACTATTTTATCAAGCTTACCCCATTGGCCCTGTTCACGGGGTAAAATCTTGGGCTCATTTAACATCAACAAACTTACTTGATTGGGAATATCAAGGGTTAGCCTTACAACCTGATATGGCTTTTGATAGTCATGGTGTCTACTCAGGCTCAGCTTTTCCTGTTGACGACAAACTATTACTTGCGTATACGGGAAATGTTAGAGATGAAGATTGGGGCCGTCATTCTTATCAATTAGGTGCCTATCTTTCAAAAGATAATTCTATCGAAAAATTTGATAAACCTTTAATTTCTGAACCACCAAAAGGCTACACTCACGAGTTTAGAGACCCACAAATCATTCCGTTTCATGATGAATACTTATTAGTTATTGGTGGTCAAACAAAAGAAAAAGAAGGAAAAGCTCTGACATATTCAAGTCATGATTTAAAACACTGGACACTAAATGGTGAGTTACACTTTACTGAGGAACCAATGGGATTCATGGTCGAATGCCCAAATCTTGTTTTTTCTAATGACAAAGCGCTCTTCATTTTTTGTCCGCAAGGGTTAGATAAATCAGTTTGTCATTATGACAATATCTACCCGAATATGTATGTCATTGGTGATGAGTACAATCTTGAGAATAATGCCATCACAAACCCTTCTGCTTTAAAAAATCTAGATGAAGGATTTGATGTGTATGCCACACAAGCATTCAACGCACCAGATGGACGTGCTTTAGCTATTAGTTGGGTTGGCTTACCTGAAATCGAGTATCCAACTGATGATTTTGGTTGGGCTCATTGTCTCAGTTTAGTCAAAGAATTAACGATAAGAGAAAATGTTCTTTATCAACAACCTGCACAAGAATACAAAGAACTGAGAACCACTCAAACTGACTTTACAGAAGTCAACACAATTAATTACGAGGCAAAATCAGCTCGTTACGAATTAGTGATTGATTTTAACGACTCAACGAAAGGGTTAATCACACTAATGTCTGATAAAGATGGCACAACTGGATTGACTATTTCCTTTGATACAACTTGTGGTAAAATGATTATCGACCGAAGTAACGTAGGGGAATCATTTGCAAGTGAATATGGCTTTAAAAGAGAGTTTTCGATTAGTAAAAAACCGCTAACATTACAAGTTTATGTAGATGAATCTCTTGTCGAAGTCTTTGTAAATGATGGCGAACAGGTAGCCACAGCTCGTGTGTTTCCTAAAGTAGACAACACCTATATTCATGTGGACTCTGATAGCCAAATTGACGCTACTTGCTATAACCTACGTCAAACAAATCAATAA
- a CDS encoding LacI family DNA-binding transcriptional regulator gives MAIKLTDVAEKAGVSPTTVSRVINNYGSLSQKTIDKVNQAMKELNYQPNSLARSLQGKSTQLIGLIFPTVSNPFYGELIDKVESKLFERGYKCIICDSANNKEKERNYINMLSANKVDGIIAGAHNLGIAEYENIELPIVSFDRHLADGIPIVGSDNFQGGYLATETLFLKGARNIAILTGSQRSNSPTNRRLNGYLSFMEEHQLTPKVFKFDQSYQSAALKNIEIKRILENEDIDGLFCTDDLTAILVYNQCQQLGISIPEDMKLIGYDGTKFVRTYFPQLTTLAQPMTDYADILIDLLMQRIDDVEKKLEDHYFLPVTFVQGQTV, from the coding sequence ATGGCAATCAAATTAACTGATGTGGCAGAAAAAGCTGGTGTTTCACCAACCACTGTATCACGTGTAATCAATAATTATGGTTCACTGAGCCAAAAAACAATTGATAAAGTCAATCAAGCGATGAAAGAGTTAAACTATCAACCAAACAGTTTAGCTAGATCACTCCAAGGAAAAAGCACTCAACTAATCGGGTTAATTTTTCCAACGGTATCCAATCCGTTTTACGGTGAATTGATTGATAAAGTCGAGTCAAAATTATTTGAACGAGGATATAAATGCATCATTTGTGATAGTGCCAACAATAAAGAAAAAGAACGAAACTATATTAATATGTTATCGGCAAATAAAGTAGACGGTATTATTGCCGGAGCACATAATTTAGGAATTGCTGAATATGAAAATATCGAGTTACCTATCGTGTCTTTTGACCGACATTTGGCTGATGGGATTCCAATTGTTGGGAGTGATAATTTTCAAGGTGGCTATCTTGCAACAGAGACTCTATTTCTAAAAGGGGCAAGAAATATTGCTATTTTAACTGGCTCTCAACGCTCAAACTCACCAACTAATAGACGACTGAATGGGTACCTTTCGTTCATGGAAGAACATCAATTAACGCCTAAAGTATTTAAGTTTGACCAAAGCTATCAATCAGCCGCCTTAAAAAACATCGAAATCAAACGAATTTTAGAAAACGAAGACATTGATGGGTTGTTTTGCACGGATGATTTAACAGCTATCTTAGTTTACAACCAGTGTCAACAACTAGGTATTTCGATTCCTGAAGATATGAAATTGATTGGCTACGATGGAACAAAGTTTGTCAGAACTTACTTCCCTCAACTAACCACTCTCGCGCAACCAATGACTGATTATGCCGATATCTTAATTGACTTGTTAATGCAACGAATTGATGACGTGGAGAAAAAATTAGAAGACCATTATTTTTTACCAGTTACTTTTGTACAAGGACAAACAGTTTAA
- a CDS encoding LutC/YkgG family protein: MTNIHNRDKFLANLHEKLGTTPLNVAEHPYIPVNDLPQTHLADKDVDELLGICKEKVKDIHTELLDIPSNDLHSTLKKLIEQSGNGNILLPRDDRFSKELLDFLETEYSSAISYWDEGEEFRDSNIKKAEEANVVIANADFMLAESGSIVVETAPGQGRSLHFLPTHYISLIKKSSIVARSTQAANYFAEKIEKGESVGSAIHFISGPSNSGDIEMQLVVGLHGPLKMYYVVLNDL, from the coding sequence ATGACTAATATTCATAACCGTGATAAATTTTTAGCTAACTTACATGAAAAACTAGGGACAACGCCTTTAAATGTTGCAGAACATCCTTATATTCCCGTGAATGATTTGCCTCAAACGCATCTAGCAGATAAAGATGTAGATGAACTGCTTGGCATTTGTAAAGAAAAAGTCAAAGATATTCATACCGAGTTGTTAGATATTCCATCAAATGATTTACATAGTACATTGAAAAAATTGATTGAACAATCAGGAAATGGCAATATTTTGTTACCGAGAGATGATCGCTTTTCTAAAGAATTATTAGATTTTCTTGAAACAGAATATAGTTCTGCTATTTCTTATTGGGATGAGGGAGAAGAGTTTCGTGATAGTAACATAAAAAAAGCAGAAGAAGCCAATGTTGTGATTGCTAATGCTGATTTTATGTTAGCAGAATCTGGTTCAATCGTAGTGGAAACAGCACCTGGTCAAGGGCGTTCACTACACTTTTTACCAACACATTATATCTCGTTGATTAAAAAGAGCAGTATTGTGGCTCGCTCGACACAAGCAGCTAATTATTTTGCTGAAAAAATTGAAAAAGGTGAATCAGTTGGTTCTGCCATTCATTTTATTTCAGGTCCTTCAAACTCTGGTGACATTGAAATGCAATTAGTTGTCGGACTTCATGGCCCATTAAAAATGTATTATGTTGTACTAAATGATTTATAA